ATACGGCTTTGGGGCAGATTTCCCGAAGTCCGAGTTTTATGACTCGTTGGGCGACCCAAAGAACATCTTCACAGTGCGGGACAATGAGGACCATAAAGACCGACGCAGGAAAGTTGCATCCCTGTATACCATGTCGTCCATGGTAGCCTACGAAGATGCAGTTGATCGGATGACAACTCTCTGTATTAAAAAGATGACTGACCTTGCCGCTAGTCGAAAGCTGATCTCCATACCCAAGTTCATGCAGTTTTATGCGTTTGACGTGATTGGGGAGATTACGGTATGTTGGACATTATATGTTCTCTCTTCAATGGAAGTCTTCCATGCTGATGTGGTGAGTTTAGTTTGACCAGAACTTTGGAATGATGGAAAACATGGGCGACACTCAAGGCATTATCAAAGAGATCCATGCGATGAATAACACCATTGGTATCATGGGGCTATTGCCAGAGTTACAGAGCACCTGGCGAGCAGCACAGAAAGTTCTTTTTAGTGGAACAGCTATGGGTAAACTGACCGAATACATCTGGAGTCAGTACTGGAAGCATCGCAACACGAACAGCGGCGCCAAGCAAAAGTCCCAATATGACACCTTCCTGCGAAAGGTACTTGAGTTGGAGGCTGCCCACAAAGTTGGACGCATGAATGTCTTGGACTCCTGCGGATCCAATATTGGTGCTGGTTCTGACACTACCGGTATTACTTTGAGTGCCGCGTTGTGGTATATTTACCGTAACCCCGACAAGCTGGCCAAGCTGCGTCATGAGATTGACACCATGACTGCTGAAGGCCGCATTTCGGATCCAGTGACATATAAGCAAGCCCAAGAGATGCCGTACCTCAATGCTGTCATCAAGGAGACGCTTAGGGTGCATCCTGGTGTTGGGACGATTTTGGCTAGAGTTGTACCAAAAGGAGGCATCACCCTGACCGGGGGATATTATGTACCCGAAGGGGTAAGGAATCCCTACACCCCACAACGGACATCTAGCTTCTAGCCGTTCTAATTCTGATCACTGAGCTAGACACATATCGGCACGAATGCATGGCCGCTACACTACAGCGAAACAGTCTACGGTCCTGATGCCGATCAATACCGACCCGAACGCTGGTTGGAAGACAAGCCGCAGCCCGATTACCGAGATTCGATGATGTTTGCGGTAAGTTGTTCTCCCGATGCTATTAGCTCCTAGGTCTCGTTTGGCAAGAATAGTTCAAGCTAACATCAACCTGCGCACTCGTAGTTCGGTAGC
This Aspergillus flavus chromosome 1, complete sequence DNA region includes the following protein-coding sequences:
- a CDS encoding cytochrome protein (cytochrome P450 monooxygenase); the encoded protein is MIGTVLDTVLGNPQGAVGGLFVGSFVIFWVVPFLYNLFFSPLRNVPGPFWARFTILWEFSQLMKGRSHEEYIKLHKKYGPVVRVSPKRYSVIDPQDVKKIYGFGADFPKSEFYDSLGDPKNIFTVRDNEDHKDRRRKVASLYTMSSMVAYEDAVDRMTTLCIKKMTDLAASRKLISIPKFMQFYAFDVIGEITFDQNFGMMENMGDTQGIIKEIHAMNNTIGIMGLLPELQSTWRAAQKVLFSGTAMGKLTEYIWSQYWKHRNTNSGAKQKSQYDTFLRKVLELEAAHKVGRMNVLDSCGSNIGAGSDTTGITLSAALWYIYRNPDKLAKLRHEIDTMTAEGRISDPVTYKQAQEMPYLNAVIKETLRVHPGVGTILARVVPKGGITLTGGYYVPEGTHIGTNAWPLHYSETVYGPDADQYRPERWLEDKPQPDYRDSMMFAFGSGSRTCIGRNISLLEITKVLPQIVRKFDLKFEEKKDPWDAWCAWFVYPKYKCWIEPRKPVENVA